GGAATGATGATGGTTGGAATACCTGATTATCGACTACCAAAAGATATAATAAATTTTGAAGTAGATGCAATAAGAAGATTAGGTGTTAAGATAAAATTAAATTCACCCATAGGTAATGAACTGACCTTAAATAATCTATTCAAACAAGGTTATTCAGCAATAATATTAGCTGTAGGTGCTCAAAAAAGTATGAAACTTAGAATACCAGGAGAGAAACTAAAAGGTGTATTATTTGGGATAGATTTTTTAAAAGATGTTAATTTAGGGAAAAACATTAATTTTAAGAATAAGAAGATAGCAGTAATTGGTGGTGGAAATGTAGCTATCGACTCATCCAGGAATGCTTTAAGATTAGGGGCAAAAGATGTACAAATCCTATATAGAAGAACAAAAATGGATATGCCAGCTCATAAAGATGAAATAGAAGAAGCAGAAAAAGAAGGGATAAAGATGACCTTTTTAACAACGCCAGTTGGAATTTTAGGGAATAATGGAAAGGTAAGCGGTATAGAATGTATAAATATGAGACTGGGTGAATTTGATATAAGTGGAAGAAAAAGACCGATACCTGTTGTTGAAAGTGAATTTAAAATAGACATTGATGTGGTTATTACCGCGATAGGACAGGCATTAGATACATCATTACTTACAAAAGACACAGGAATAAAAACCTCAAAGGGTGGATTTTTTAAGGCTGATTCTAAAACTATGAAAACTAATATTGAAGGTATCTTTGTAGCTGGAGATGCTGTAAACGGACCAGCAACTGTAATTGAAGCAATAGCATCTGGCGAGATAGCTGCTTTAGGAGTAGATAATTATCTAAGGAGAGGAATGGCAAAGGAGAAACAAAAAGAAACAATAAATATAGAAAGAACTTTTGAATTAAAAGAAGGTGAAATTCCAAGAATTAAAATATCAGTTTTAGAATTAAAAGAGAGATTGAGTAATTTTAATGAGGTTGAATTAGGAATATCAAAAAAGAATGCTATATTTGAAGCAAAAAGGTGTTTACGATGTGATTTAGAGGAGGAATAGCATGGAAATAAAAATGAATTTTAAAAAAGCTAATGAAATTATAGAAAAACATGGGAAAAATCCTGAAAAATTAATAGAAGTATTAAGTGAATTAAATAGTGAGTATGGATATCTACCAAAACATGTTTTAAAAGAGGTTTCAAAATTCTTTGATTTACCTTTAAGTAGAATCTATGGTACTACTTCTTTTTACACAATGCTTGCAACTGAACCTTTAGGTGAAAATGTAGTAAGGTTCTGCGAAAATGCACCTTGTCATGTTGTCGAAGCACCAGAGGTTTTGGAATCAATTGAAAAAGAATTAGGAATAAAGATAGGTGAAACAACAAAAGATAAAAAATTTACACTTTTAACAACGAGCTGTATTGGTATATGCGGAGTAGGACCAGTAATGGTAATAAATAACGATGTTTATGGAAATTTAAAACCCAAGGATATTCCCAGAATTTTAGCAAATTATAAATAAATTTTAAATTAAAAATTAAATAATAAGATAAAATTAAAAATAAAAAAGCTTTTGGCATATTCTCT
This genomic stretch from Actinomycetota bacterium harbors:
- a CDS encoding FAD-dependent oxidoreductase, with amino-acid sequence GMMMVGIPDYRLPKDIINFEVDAIRRLGVKIKLNSPIGNELTLNNLFKQGYSAIILAVGAQKSMKLRIPGEKLKGVLFGIDFLKDVNLGKNINFKNKKIAVIGGGNVAIDSSRNALRLGAKDVQILYRRTKMDMPAHKDEIEEAEKEGIKMTFLTTPVGILGNNGKVSGIECINMRLGEFDISGRKRPIPVVESEFKIDIDVVITAIGQALDTSLLTKDTGIKTSKGGFFKADSKTMKTNIEGIFVAGDAVNGPATVIEAIASGEIAALGVDNYLRRGMAKEKQKETINIERTFELKEGEIPRIKISVLELKERLSNFNEVELGISKKNAIFEAKRCLRCDLEEE
- the nuoE gene encoding NADH-quinone oxidoreductase subunit NuoE; this encodes MEIKMNFKKANEIIEKHGKNPEKLIEVLSELNSEYGYLPKHVLKEVSKFFDLPLSRIYGTTSFYTMLATEPLGENVVRFCENAPCHVVEAPEVLESIEKELGIKIGETTKDKKFTLLTTSCIGICGVGPVMVINNDVYGNLKPKDIPRILANYK